Proteins from a single region of Aythya fuligula isolate bAytFul2 chromosome 3, bAytFul2.pri, whole genome shotgun sequence:
- the PREB gene encoding prolactin regulatory element-binding protein produces MSPRRAAELYRAPFPLYTVRLHPRRPLAITAGGGGAAKTGIRNGVHFLQLEQVGGQLSASLLHSHDTETRATMTMALADDFIAAGQDADCHILRFSLQPPPGRGAAGRDAGGEKGPRKRKGPSPAAQGETQNQTSEVTVESLHSVRTDFSPDALQKAVRFNADGSLLVTGGADGFLRLWEFPSMKKTLEFKAHDGEIEDIALGPDNKVVTAGRDFQCCVWQRDQLVTGLCWNENLPGIPDKAYRYQACRFGAVEDNAGALRLYTVQVPHKRERRPPPCYLTKWDGRSFLPLLTRPCGSEVVSCLSVSDSGTFLGLGTVTGSVAIHIAFSLQRLYYVKEAHGIVVTDVAFVPESQRGRELLAGNEAALLSVAVDSRCKLHLLPGRRSLPVWLLLLLCAGLIVATILLLQLAFPGFL; encoded by the exons ATGTCTCCGCGGCGGGCGGCCGAGCTGTACCGCGCGCCCTTCCCGCTCTACACCGTGCGCCTGCACCCGCGCCGCCCCCTCGCCATCAccgccggcggcggcggcgccgccaAGACCGGGATCCGCAATGGAGTG CActtcctgcagctggagcaggtggGGGGGCAGCTCAGCGCCTCGCTGCTGCACTCGCACGACACCGAGACCCGCGCCACCATGACCATGGCGCTGGCGGACGACTTCATCGCGGCGGGGCAGGACGCCGACTGCCACATCCTGCGCttcagcctgcagccccccccggggcgcggggcggccggACGGGACG CCGGTGGGGAGAAGGGGCCGCGGAAGAGGAAGGGCCCCAGCCCGGCGGCGCAGGGCGAGACGCAGAACCAGACAAGTGAGGTGACCGTGGAGAGCCTGCACAGCGTCCGCACGGATTTCAGCCCCGACGCCCTGCAGAAGGCCGTGCGCTTCAACGCCGACGGCTCCCTGCTCGTCACCGGGGGGGCCGACGGCTTCCTGCGCCTCTGGGAG TTCCCCAGCATGAAGAAGACGCTGGAGTTCAAAGCCCACGACGGGGAGATCGAGGATATCGCGCTAGGCCCTGACAACAAG GTGGTGACGGCGGGACGGGACTTCCAGTGCTGCGTGTGGCAGCGGGACCAGCTGGTGACGGGGCTGTGCTGGAACGAGAACCTGCCCGGCATCCCCGACAAGGCGTACCGCTACCAGGCCTGCCG GTTCGGGGCGGTGGAGGACAACGCCGGGGCGCTGCGGCTCTACACGGTGCAGGTGCCCCACAAGCGGgagcgccgcccgccgccctgCTACCTGACCAAGTGGGACGGGAGGAGCTTCCTGCCCCTGCTCACGCGGCCCTGCGGCAGCGAGGTGGTGTCCTGCCTCTCCGTCAG CGACTCGGGCACgttcctggggctgggcaccgTCACGGGCTCCGTGGCCATCCACATCGCCTTCTCGCTGCAG AGGCTGTACTACGTGAAGGAGGCGCACGGCATCGTCGTCACCGACGTCGCCTTCGTGCCCGAGAGCCAGCGCGGgcgggagctgctggcagggaacGAGGCCGCCCTGCTCAGCGTGGCTGTTGACAGCCGCTGCAAGCTGCACCTGCTCCCCGGCAGAC GCTCCCTCCCcgtctggctgctgctgctgctctgtgccggGCTGATCGTGGCcaccatcctgctgctgcagctcgcCTTCCCCGGCTTCCTCTAG
- the SLC5A6 gene encoding sodium-dependent multivitamin transporter, which translates to MEFTAIDYTIFTLLLVLSLAIGLFYALSGGRQRTVQEFLLANRSMGFLPVALSLLATFQSAVAILGVPAEIYRFGTEYWFLGCSYFLGLLIPAHVFIPVFYRLQITSTYEYLELRFNKTVRIFGTVTFIFQMVIYMGVVLYAPALALNAVTGFDLWSAVLTIGLVCTLYTTLGGLKAVIWTDVFQTLVMFAGQLAVIVVGAQRVGGMARVWRVAEQEGKISGIDLNPDPYVRHTFWTLAFGGVFMMLSLYGVNQAQVQRYLSSRNERQAVLSCYAVFPCQQIVLCLSCLTGLVMFVYDREHPLVTSEVSSDQLVLYFVMDVLKDLPGLPGLFVACLFSGCLSTISSAFNSLATVTMEDLVRPHCPGLSDSRATQFSKLLALGYGLLCLGMAYLSSKLGPVLQAAISIFGMVGGPLLGLFCLGMFFPCANPVGAIVGLLAGLAMAFWVGIGSLVNSMGAAGGAPAANSTTPSPDANLTATLAATLLTPTAAPHSPTGLQKFYSLSYMWYSAHNSTTVIVVGLLVSLLTGPTKGTAVDPRTIYPVLPRLLCCLPPKWRRWLGCGVPFPADQDAGRPELTVPEKGPRVPNGVAADVVPRAEDEQGYVRTAGPPAYALQETSF; encoded by the exons ATGGAGTTCACGGCGATCGACTACACCATCTTcacgctgctgctggtgctgtccTTGGCCATCGGGCTCTTCTACGCGCTGAGCGGGGGCCGGCAGCGCACGGTGCAGGAGTTCCTCCTGGCCAACCGCAGCATGGGCTTCCTGCCCGTCGCCCTCTCGCTGCTGGCCACCTTCCAGTCGGCCGTGGCCATCCTGGGTGTGCCGGCCGAGATCTACCGGTTCGGCACCGAGTACTGGTTCCTCGGCTGCTCCTACTTTCTGGGACTGCTCATCCCGGCACACGTCTTCATCCCCGTCTTCTACCGCCTGCAGATCACCAGCACCTACGAG TACCTGGAGCTGCGCTTCAACAAGACCGTGCGCATCTTTGGCACCGTCACCTTCATCTTCCAGATG GTCATCTACATGGGGGTGGTGCTCTACGCGCCTGCGCTGGCCCTCAACGCAG TGACGGGCTTTGACCTCTGGAGCGCGGTGCTCACCATAGGGCTGGTCTGCACGCTGTACACCACGCTG GGCGGGCTGAAGGCCGTCATCTGGACGGACGTCTTCCAGACGCTGGTGATGTTCGCGGGGCAGCTGGCCGTCATCGTGGTGGGCGCGCAGCGCGTGGGCGGCATGGCCCGCGTCTGGCGCGTGGCGGAGCAGGAGGGCAAGATCTCGGGCATCGA cctcAACCCCGACCCCTACGTGCGGCACACGTTCTGGACGCTGGCCTTCGGGGGCGTCTTCATGATGCTGTCGCTGTACGGCGTGAACCAGGCGCAGGTGCAGCGGTACCTGAGCTCCCGCAACGAGAGGCAGGCCGTGCT CTCCTGCTACGCCGTCTTCCCCTGCCAGCAGATCGTGCTCTGCCTCAGCTGCCTCACCGGCCTCGTCATGTTCGTCTACGACCGTGAGCACCCGCTGGTGACCAGCGAAGTCTCCTCCGACCAG CTGGTGCTGTACTTCGTGATGGACGTGCTGAAGGACCTGCCAGGGCTGCCCGGCCTCTTCGTCGCCTGCCTGTTCAGCGGCTGCCTGAG caccatCTCCTCCGCCTTCAACTCGCTGGCGACGGTGACGATGGAGGACCTGGTGCGGCCGCACTGCCCCGGGCTGTCGGATTCGCGGGCCACGCAGTTCTCCAAGCTGCTGG CTCTCGGCTACGggctgctgtgcctggggaTGGCCTACCTGTCCTCCAAGCTGGGCCCCGTGCTGCAG gcagccaTCAGCATCTTCGGCATGGTGGGGGGGCCGCTGCTGGGGCTCTTCTGCCTGGGCATGTTCTTCCCCTGCGCCAACCCCGTG GGCGCCATCGTGGGGCTGCTGGCGGGGCTGGCCATGGCCTTCTGGGTGGGCATCGGCAGCCTGGTGAACAGCAtgggggcagccgggggggcCCCCGCAGCCAACAGCACCACCCCCTCCCCTGACGCCAACCTCACCGCCACCCTCGCCGCCACCCTGCTCACCCCCACGGCGGCCCCACACAG ccccacgggccTGCAGAAGTTCTACAGCCTGTCCTACATGTGGTACAGCGCCCACAACTCCACCACCGTCATCGTGGTGGGGCTCCTGGTCAGCCTGCTCACCG GCCCCACCAAGGGCACGGCCGTGGACCCCCGCACCATCTACCCGGTGCTGCCGcgcctgctgtgctgcctgccccccaAGTGGCGGCGGTGGCTGGGCTGCGGGGTGCCCTTCCCCGCCGACCAG GACGCCGGCCGCCCGGAGCTGACGGTGCCGGAGAAGGGGCCGCGGGTGCCCAACGGCGTGGCCGCAGACGTGGTGCCGCGGGCCGAGGACGAGCAGGGCTACGTGCGCACGGCCGGGCCCCCCGCCTACGCCCTGCAGGAGACGTCCTTCTGA
- the ATRAID gene encoding all-trans retinoic acid-induced differentiation factor, with amino-acid sequence MAEPPGPPRGRSAPLGAAPGHGRTRPGGTGAGAERRARSWAAGTLLLLLLLPPGDAGGEVCGSCPGPLRNGSVVARYCASKAGAEPRGCCCLDPGPPRRLLGLDLSNCSLRSLPTAFAEAVAVVVLDLTENPLAALPNSSFLGFTNLLSLAVPLELECPGGSSAWQEVTEHGSSRLCHGQRNPCNSSGELAWLCPENAACAPDGPGFTQCLCASPFHGYKCLREGAFPVLPFCSILGAVTAALSLLLWGTQRRKAKAP; translated from the exons aTGGCGGAgccgccgggccccccccgcGGCCGTTCCGCCCCGCTGGGCGCTGCCCCGGGGCACGGCCGGACCCGGCCGGGCGGGACCGGAGCCGGAGCCGAGCGGCGGGCGCGGAGCTGGGCCGCGggcaccctcctgctgctgctgctgctgccgcccggGGATGCCGGCGGGGAG GTGTGCGGGAGCTGCCCGGGGCCGCTGCGGAACGGATCCGTCGTGGCCCGGTACTGCGCATCCAAGGCGGGCGCGGAGCCAcggggatgctgctgcctggatCCGGGACCCCCACGGCGCCTGCTCGG GTTGGACCTGAGCAACTGCTCCCTGCGCAGCCTGCCCACTGCGTTTGCTGAGGCCGTGGCTGTCGTCGTCCT GGACCTGACGGAGAACCCCCTGGCAGCCCTCCCCAACAGCTCCTTCCTGGGCTTCACGAACCTGCTGAGTCT CGCGGTGCCACTGGAGCTGGAGTGCCCAGGCGGGAGCAGCGCCTGGCAGGAGGTGACGGAGCACGGGAGCAGCCGCCTCTGCCACGGCCAGAGGAACCCCTGCAACAGCTCCGGGGAGCTTG cctggctgtgccctgAAAACGCCGCCTGTGCCCCGGATGGCCCCGGCTTCACCCAGTGCCTCTGCGCCAGCCCCTTCCACGGCTACAAGTGCCTGCGCGAG GGCGCCTTCCCCGTCCTGCCCTTCTGCAGCATCCTGGGGGCCGTGACGGCCGCCCTGTCCCTCCTGCTGTGGGGCACCCAGCGCCGGAAAGCCAAGGCCCCGTGA